The sequence TCATGTACCAGTTTCCAAAATCCTTCCTGTCCTATACATCCGTCTGTAAGTTCGTCCTGTACTTCAATTCGACCAGCCTGCAAACCTCGGTCTGGTACACTGTCCTGTTTACAGCCGATCGGTTTGTAGCAATCTGTTTTCAGAAGCTTAAAATGAAATATTGCACGGCGAGGACAGCTGTTGCCGGCATTATAACCGTGTCGCTCCTGATGCATTTGCAGAACGTCCCGTATCTATTAGAGTATAAACCTGTGCGTGTAGTTAACGGTATTCAATGGGGCTCTCAGCCGAGCTCGTGGTTCCTTACGTCTCTTGTGGGCGTCGCATTCTCCTTTCTGCAGAGTATTTTAACAGTTATATTACCTTTTGTTCTGATAACCCTGTTTAACTGTCTGACGGTAAGGCGCATTTTATTAGCCAGTAAATTGCGCCGTGGACTGCGTGGTCACAGCAGTCAAACACAGAAGGATCCGAAGATGGAAAGCCGCCGGAAATCCATCATTTTACTCTTTAGTGTGTCCGGCAGTTTCATTCTGTTGTGGCTGACGGCCGCCGTGAGCTTTCTGACCACCCGACTCACAGCAACCGCGCATTACGACGGCGATTACACCGACTCTGCCTATGTCGCCACTGAAGCCGGCGACATGCTCATGTATCTGAGTTCCTGCACGAACGCCTGCATTTATACAGCGACCCAGGCTAAGTTTAGAGAAGAATTGCGGCTGGTGTTAAAATACCCTTggactttatttttaaaattggttACAAAACACGGGTAAAGCAAAGCACATATTCCTGAAGGTCGAATGTTCATTAACTACTAATTCTTCGCATCGGGAATCTGTTATTGGGTCGCGATGTACATCTGGGTTTTATGTGTTTAAGTATAATGTGTCTCGCTATTAAATTGACATGAAATGATATAACACTCCATTTCCGTGTAGAAGCGTCCTTGATAGCCGTGACGTCATCAACAATCCTGGTATCCGATCACTCAGTTGATTTCAGTCACTCGTTGCGTTTGACAGCTCCATTGACACTCAGGGCTCATTTGGCCGCAGCGTAACTCGGGTAAAGGTGGAGCCATCGGAATGTCTTTTACACTGGCAGTGGAGATTCGCTGCGGTCAGCGCTGTGACAGAGCTACCTTCTTGTAGATTGCAGTGCGGAATCAATATTGCATAGATTCTGCCCCAGCTCGACTATGGCGACCTATGCCAATCCCCAGAGCCATAATACAGCCCGTATCCCTCTCTACCTTTGTTAACCAAGGGTTATCCAGACACATTTCCATTATTTGAATATCACCTGCATCCAGCACGTCTGCTGTAGACATAACCACGCCGCAATGGGCGAGAAAATGAATGCCTTCAGATCTGTGTATGGACGTGCCACTGCTGACATAGGGGAAGACAAATTTGTTGGATATCTGTACAATATAAACCTCCTCATAATTGTATAAACTTTTACAGGGACCCTTCACTTTATTTTCTATTTCAGACAATCAAACTTCTCCTTATAGTTTATCCCCTTCCCCACAGTCCAGGAAACAATCTGGTGAATTTTGATCTTCCGTCAGTTCTTACAACATCCTTCCCATGGCGTGGCAATCAGAATTGCACCCATTGCTCTCAGTCTGTTATCACCAGTGCTCCGTATAGCTGTAAGACCGAGTCGGAATTCTTCCACTCAAATCCTCGGTGAACAATGCAAGAATAACAAAATCCACTTTCGCTGTACTGTCCTCCTGCATTCAGAAAGGTATGGCCTAGCGTTGCAAGGTTACAACTAAAAACGACCCTCCAAAGGTCTATATGTCCTCCCAGAATTTTACTTCACAATGTGGATAAGTCACATTTTGTTTCACATACTCTTTTACAAACAATAAAGGACCCAGCAGCAAATCTACAGCTCGCCGCTTATTGCCGGCGTCCGGGAGGAGAGACACGCTCGCACACTGCCATTCGCATCCATTTACCAAGCTAATTGTGCGACCAGTTTGCCAATTCATCTCCGCGTCCCTGTATCTGCCATGGATGCCTTGTTAGAAACATTACTGAAGGCCATCCAAACTCTATCTACCTTCCTGCTTCGTTAAATCGTCGAGATTGTTCCTTTAAAAGCACAATCATATTTGTGACACATGACGCCGCCGGCACAAGACCACACGGCTACGGCGCAGGGATCCGCATAGCTCTGCGTATGGGTCGCGGCGACGCCGTAactacggcgtcgatttgacgcagaagtataaataagCCTTGACTCCTTATTCGCTTCGTTGAACTGCCTTCCGAGctgtatatacatatattctGTTAACCGGAATTTTCTGCCATGCCATTTCCATACCGATATAAAGAGAGCTGATCTCAATATTCAGGAAATGAAGTGATAAGGGGAGCGATGTGGAAACGGTGAAGAAGTGAGAAAAAAGATATTTAAGGAGGCACAGACGGTAAACGACGTTTGGGGGATAAATTGAAGACGGGTGTTTGCATAACTAATGACACAACTAAATCGAGATGGCTGGGTTTATAATTCTATGCACTTGTATCCAAATCACTGCAAGGTCCCGTCCAAATCGGTCCCATGATCCCAGAGTTCAGCGCTCTTTCAGTCACGCCCGCACGGCCCTCCCTCCACCGCGGACGTCCATCCTTCAGCTACCCGAGGTGAAATTTCCGCAGTCCCATCCGTCGGCTCAGTAGCCTGTCCATTCCTTCCACTTTGGAGCATTCTCTCAGTGGAAAACTGGGCGAGATACGCATCCCGTCAACAACTCATCCACAAGAATGCTCCAAGCCATATGGTAATGGACACGTAACTGAAAGTGTTCCAGGAGAACGAAACGGGGCAAATAGAGCAAAGCCTCCTGGGTAATAACTGGGGAATAGCGATCACACTGTGAAAATTCGCGAAAATCCGAGTGGACATATGAAATACAAGCAGAAGCTATTCCTTAATGAGAGATTATCACGACTAATATATTCCCACGAAGAAGTATTTCCTTTTTCCGCATCTAAACTCAttgatttatatttaaaaaaatgaatatcTTGACGTATTTCAAAGAGTGAGCCGTTGCGGAACTTCGGGTGTAAAGTTGCAAGCGTTCACTCCATTTCCTGAAGGGTATTCTCCCCGTCACATTTCCAAATTATCCCTTTTCTTAACACCACACCTGGGAAAAATTCCCTCTGTCCGTTCTTTTGTATCCTGTCGTCAGTGTGGAAGTTTGATTCAGTTCATTTC comes from Mobula hypostoma unplaced genomic scaffold, sMobHyp1.1 scaffold_42, whole genome shotgun sequence and encodes:
- the LOC134341959 gene encoding probable G-protein coupled receptor 139 codes for the protein MALPTIRHVSIVFYPILAAFGVPANLLTMVVLFRGNCGLSKCISLYMAFMAMADLLVMIVSVIAYHIVMYQFPKSFLSYTSVCKFVLYFNSTSLQTSVWYTVLFTADRFVAICFQKLKMKYCTARTAVAGIITVSLLMHLQNVPYLLEYKPVRVVNGIQWGSQPSSWFLTSLVGVAFSFLQSILTVILPFVLITLFNCLTVRRILLASKLRRGLRGHSSQTQKDPKMESRRKSIILLFSVSGSFILLWLTAAVSFLTTRLTATAHYDGDYTDSAYVATEAGDMLMYLSSCTNACIYTATQAKFREELRLVLKYPWTLFLKLVTKHG